The following are encoded in a window of Festucalex cinctus isolate MCC-2025b unplaced genomic scaffold, RoL_Fcin_1.0 HiC_scaffold_39, whole genome shotgun sequence genomic DNA:
- the LOC144011106 gene encoding uncharacterized protein LOC144011106, with protein MKSYASLSRHVKGVHGYKDDTMRRLYLAKKNLRYSGKLRCPVEHCDSKEFTRLDKHLLLLHGVEPGKTLAKIMAKAKKAAIKRQLRHMIETEQGEAEAVQIPPELLGTPPHREELTGCQVPLTPGRNLFIPSPGRVAMAPTEAAGDQSLTLTHVADGLALVKVQLQMLLQEVEGLQNLTQTLLHQRAAETPPPTPATDAPAALAAAPAPAATPVAATDATPAAAPAAPPAATPAAEPAAAPAAAPASPAAGPAAAPAAAPASPAAAPAASPAAAPAATPAAAPAATPAAAPAATPAAAPAATPAAAPAATPAAAPAATPAAAPAATPASPSATIDDAPQTPSTSTALSMWKIQPCTTPLCRTPNLENLLRAFTEHLTGPSQTSQARRNINQRRSYAKRFILHMSGVEAGSDINKGLQFLHDTNRLHDFLKKLQETLKPTSQKHVIVDVEAFLNFVAVSNLPKVRATKQHINYALSRLASWKKGLGAAIVKQRLEYKRAKKDKLVSSRNMLMFVKRAPSEAKAAINELAKGLHNTAALQYCTGLLVGVMAIMSGHRKCVFMSIKPENILEAELYKGTFIIRVPDHKTAQSFGPAMVTVNQVTMHCLLKLEKLRPHLRGFHKNPQTFFFNTQGSECVKMGEYFTKAWRQMGLPGKPNLRDIRTAIATWAGRSLAEPETKRINKSMCHDPKTAQKFYMLGSEASAQESHQIRMSILRSLVKSSSKTKRGQSAEGQEGAGQDKDEDDEDDDEDDEDDEDDGSEDDKNDDDDEDDDDDDTDDDTGASEGDKTSTDEEGTNDDTSTSYEDGDSQNGSTTDLEGGEMETQTENKERATAEIAMDIDT; from the exons TCCTATGCCTCCCTGTCCCGCCACGTCAAGGGAGTGCACGGGTACAAGGATGACACAATGAGGCGTCTGTACCTTGCGAAGAAAAACCTCCGCTACAGCGGGAAACTCAGGTGCCCCGTGGAGCATTGCGATTCTAAAGAATTCACGCGACTCGATAAGCACCTCCTTTTGCTCCATGGAGTTGAACCA GGAAAGACATTGGCCAAAATTATGGCAAAAGCCAAAAAAGCTGCGATTAAGCGGCAATTGAGGCACATGATAGAAACCGAACAAGGAGAAGCAGAAGCGGTTCAAATTCCCCCAGAACTTCTCGGCACACCACCCCACCGCGAGGAGCTTACCGGGTGCCAGGTGCCACTGACACCAGGGAGGAACCTCTTCATTCCATCCCCCGGGCGAGTGGCGATGGCTCCCACAGAAGCAGCAGGGGATCAAAGTTTAACGTTGACCCATGTGGCCGATGGGTTGGCTTTGGTCAAGGTACAATTGCAAATGCTGCTACAGGAAGTTGAAGGCCTGCAGAACTTGACGCAGACTCTCCTGCATCAAAGAGCTGCTGAAACACCACCTCCAACTCCTGCTACCGATGCACCTGCCGCTCTTGCCGCAGCGCCTGCCCCTGCTGCCACTCCCGTGGCTGCAACTGATGCCACTCCCGCCGCTGCACCTGCCGCTCCACCTGCTGCCACTCCGGCCGCTGAACCTGCTGCCGCTCCCGCCGCTGCACCCGCCTCTCCCGCCGCTGGACCTGCTGCCGCTCCCGCCGCTGCGCCTGCCTCTCCCGCCGCTGCACCTGCTGCCTCTCCCGCCGCTGCACCTGCTGCCACTCCCGCCGCTGCCCCTGCTGCCACTCCCGCCGCTGCCCCTGCTGCCACTCCCGCCGCTGCCCCTGCTGCCACTCCCGCCGCTGCACCTGCTGCCACTCCCGCCGCTGCACCTGCTGCCACGCCCGCCGCTGCACCCGCTGCCACTCCCGCCTCGCCATCTGCAACAATTGACGATGCTCCTCAAACCCCGTCCACATCGACAGCCCTCTCCATGTGGAAGATCCAGCCGTGCACCACCCCACTGTGCCGCACACCAAACCTAG aaaACCTTCTCAGAGCATTTACAGAACACCTGACCGGACCCAGCCAGACCTCCCAAGCACGGCGAAATATAAACCAACGGCGATCGTATGCCAAAAGGTTTATTTTGCACATGTCTGGGGTGGAGGCCGGCTCCGACATCAATAAGGGCCTCCAGTTCCTGCACGACACGAACAGGCTTCATGA TTTTCTCAAGAAACTTCAAGAAACCCTCAAACCCACGAGCCAAAAGCACGTTATTGTTGACGTCGAGGCCTTCCTCAACTTTGTTGCAGTGTCGAATTTACCGAAGGTCAGGGCAacaaaacaacatataaattATGCTCTGTCGAGGTTGGCCAGCTGGAAGAAGGGGCTGGGGGCAGCCATCGTCAAACAGAGGCTCGAGTACAAGAGAGCTAAGAAAG ACAAACTGGTGAGCTCGAGGAACATGCTCATGTTCGTTAAAAGGGCTCCGAGCGAGGCGAAGGCGGCCATAAATGAGCTGGCCAAAGGGTTGCACAACACCGCCGCTCTTCAATACTGCACAGGGCTGCTGGTGGGAGTGATGGCAATCATGTCGGGGCACCGCAAGTGCGTCTTCATGTCCATCAAGCCAGAGAACATCCTGGAAGCGGAACTGTACAAGGGCACCTTCATCATCAGG GTACCGGATCACAAGACGGCCCAATCCTTTGGGCCGGCTATGGTGACGGTCAACCAGGTCACCATGCACTGTCTGCTGAAGCTGGAGAAATTGAGGCCGCATCTTCGCGGCTTCcacaaaaatccacaaaccttcttttttaacacacaagGCAGCGAGTGTGTTAAAATGGGGGAGTATTTCACGAAGGCGTGGCGTCAAATGGGGCTGCCCGGTAAACCCAACCTCCGGGATATACGGACGGCCATTGCAACATGG GCTGGTCGCAGTCTCGCCGAGCCCGAGACGAAGCGAATCAACAAAAGCATGTGCCACGACCCCAAAACCGCCCAAAAGTTTTACATGCTGGGGTCGGAGGCATCTGCGCAAGAAAGCCACCAAATCCGCATGTCCATCCTGCGCTCTCTGGTCAAATCCTCCAGCAAAACAAAGAGAGGACAAT CAGCAGAAGGCCAGGAGGGCGCAGGCCAGGACAaggacgaggacgacgaggacgacgacgaggacgatGAGGATGACGAGGACGATGGCAGCGAGGATGACAAgaatgatgacgacgacgaggatgacgacgacgatgacacCGATGATGACACTGGCGCCTCCGAGGGGGACAAAACCAGTACGGATGAGGAGGGGACAAACGATGATACCAGCACCTCCTATGAGGATGGCGATAGCCAAAATGGGAGCACAACAGACTTGGAAGGCGGAGAAATGGAAACCCAAACAGAGAATAAAGAAAGAGCGACTGCTGAAATTGCCATGGACATTGACACTTAA